Sequence from the Echinimonas agarilytica genome:
TTTCGTGACTTTCAAGCCGCTGAGCCCGACTTCAGCATTACCCTGTTGCGATATTTCAACCCTGTTGGATCTCACCCATCAGGTGACTTAGGGGAAGATCCTCAAGGGATTCCAAACAACCTCATGCCATTTATTGCGCAAGTGGCCGTAGGGCGACGCGATTCACTGTCAGTGTTCGGCGATGATTACGATACGCCTGATGGCACCGGTGTTCGAGACTACATCCACGTGATGGACTTGGCACAAGGCCACTTGGCTGCATTACAACATGTTGGACCAAAAGCAGGTTTACACATTTTCAATTTGGGAACCGGCCAAGGCAGCAGCGTATTAGAAATGGTTGCTGCATTTGCAAAAGCTTCTGGCAAAGACGTGCCCTATAACATTTGTCCTCGCCGTCCGGGGGATATCGCGGAATGTTGGGCTGATCCGCAAAAAGCAAAACAAGAGCTGCAATGGATAGCGACTCGAAGCGTGGAAGACATGGCCGCCGATACATGGCGTTGGCAGTCTAAAAATCCACAAGGTTATCCTGAAAAATAGTGAATAAGCAGAATAATGATGACGACTAAAATAGAGTTTGATGCCGTAGAGCATCCGCACCGCCGCTTTAACCCGCTGACCGGACAATGGATCTTAGTCTCGCCGCATCGTGCTAAACGTCCGTGGCAAGGCCAAGATGAACAAGTCGACGACTCTGTGGGCGAAGCGCACGATCCCGATTGTTTCTTGTGTGCCGGCAATACGCGCATTTCAGGTGATGTAAACCCTGATTATAAAGGTACATTTGTATTCAACAATGATTTCGCGGCATTGACCATTGATTCGCCCGATGCACCAGAAAGCACAGATCCATTATTTGTCTGTGAAGGCGCACGAGGTTTGAGCCGTGTGATTTGTTTCTCACCCGATCACAGTAAAACACTGCCTGAACTCTCGCCGAACGCAATCCGCGGTGTAATCGACACATGGGACAGCCAAATCACTGAGCTAGGTAACGATTACGTTTGGGTTCAAGCCTTTGAAAACAAAGGGGCTGTAATGGGGTGTTCACAACCTCATCCACATGGCCAAATTTGGGCAAACAGCTTTTTACCGAATGAGATTTTCCGCAAAGACGACAATTTACGTGCGTATTATGAAAAGCATGGTTCAAGCTTGTTGCTCGACTATGCATTACGTGAGTCACAGTCAAAAGAACGCACCGTGGTAGAAACCGAGTATTGGATCGCGGTTGTTCCATATTGGGCGGCATGGCCATTCGAAACCATGCTGATGCCAAAACAAAAAGCACGCCGTATGTCTGAACTCAATGAAGCTCAAAAAGACGACTTGGCGTTGGCGCTTAAAAAGCTAACCAGCCGCTATGATAATTTGTTCAAATGTTCATTCCCATATTCAATGGGTTGGCATTACGCGCCGTTCTTCGAAGAAGGTGAGAACATCGATCATTGGCAGCTTCACGCATTGTTTTACCCGCCTTTATTGCGTTCAGCATCAGTTCGCAAATTTATGGTGGGTTACGAAATGTTAGCCGAATCACAACGAGATTTAACCGCAGAACAAGCCGCAGAAAAATTGCGTGCAGTGAGCGATATTCATTACAGAGAGCAGTCAAATGGATAAACAACAGCAACTAATTGAGAAAGTGTCACAGGCGTTTC
This genomic interval carries:
- a CDS encoding UDP-glucose--hexose-1-phosphate uridylyltransferase codes for the protein MMTTKIEFDAVEHPHRRFNPLTGQWILVSPHRAKRPWQGQDEQVDDSVGEAHDPDCFLCAGNTRISGDVNPDYKGTFVFNNDFAALTIDSPDAPESTDPLFVCEGARGLSRVICFSPDHSKTLPELSPNAIRGVIDTWDSQITELGNDYVWVQAFENKGAVMGCSQPHPHGQIWANSFLPNEIFRKDDNLRAYYEKHGSSLLLDYALRESQSKERTVVETEYWIAVVPYWAAWPFETMLMPKQKARRMSELNEAQKDDLALALKKLTSRYDNLFKCSFPYSMGWHYAPFFEEGENIDHWQLHALFYPPLLRSASVRKFMVGYEMLAESQRDLTAEQAAEKLRAVSDIHYREQSNG
- the galE gene encoding UDP-glucose 4-epimerase GalE; this translates as MKVLVTGGLGYIGSHTAVLLIEAGMTPIILDNLHNSKETVLVRIEALTGTQPIFYQGDVRDNEMLRTIFSEHKIESVIHFAGLKAVGESVAKPLEYYDNNVNGSLVLAAEMKRAGVKSIIFSSSATVYGDPTEIPIKETTPVGATTNPYGRSKYIVEECFRDFQAAEPDFSITLLRYFNPVGSHPSGDLGEDPQGIPNNLMPFIAQVAVGRRDSLSVFGDDYDTPDGTGVRDYIHVMDLAQGHLAALQHVGPKAGLHIFNLGTGQGSSVLEMVAAFAKASGKDVPYNICPRRPGDIAECWADPQKAKQELQWIATRSVEDMAADTWRWQSKNPQGYPEK